ATTTCCCAGGAGGTAGTGAGGGCAGAGAAGCCTCAGCACAGCCCTGTGACATCTGTGCTCCTGCCTGCTCCATTTGACAGCCAAGAAAATAAAGACCCAGAGGCCAGGGAACATGCCTGAGTCACACAGTTGGCTGATAGCAGGGCAGGGGGCGGGATCCTCCCTTTGCTTCTCACACCAGATGCCAGAGCCTGGCGAGGTGAGGTCCGTGGTACAGCCCGGGCAGGTTTCCTGAGGAGCAGGTCTCACTGATCTGCATCTCCCAACCTTTGGGTTCTGGCTCTACCCCCAGACACTCCGCTCAAGGCCAGGCTTTGGGTTTGGGCTCTAGGGAATCCTAGTGATGAAGGTGACTTACTGGGGCTTGGACCTGCTGAGTCCAAGTCTGTTCCAGGGAGGGAGGCTCCAAGGGGTCACACCAGCTGTTCTGACCCCAAGGTCGCTGTGCTGCACAGAGGTGGCTCCACTGCCCAGACTGGAGGAGCCAGAGGGGCCAGAGGggctgtggaggtgggggaaggcaTCTCAGTATGCCTTCACTGCAGGCATGGCCGCAGGCAAGGCTGCGAGGAAGCCCTCTGTGGAAGCAGGGAGCAAGGCCCAGCACCCAGCATGCAGCCAAGCCCTTTTCCCCCTAGGGAGAGGCCCCACGGGCATCACTGTTTAAGTGCAGGGGTAGCAGGGCTAGGAAGAAAAGCCAGGGCACCCCCACTTTCTGGCCTCTGCAGCTTTCTGCCCTGCACCTGTTCTCTCCCTGGGATGCCCACAGCTGCAATGTGAAACTGATTCTGGATGGTTTGACCTATTTGTTCTCcagggcctagggtgtgcaccaGGTGAGGGCAAGGTCACTCCTTGTTCATGCTGTGTCCTTCCACCCACAGGTAAGGGTCTAGGGGCTGACAAAGCCGGTGAGGGGTAGGATGGACCTGAGCGCCTAATGGGTCCCTGGAGGCTTTTGTGGAGCATGGCCTTTGCTGAGGCGGCTCAGAGGCTCATCAGAGGGTATCAGCAAGGCCCCACTCCTGGAGGTGTCCTGGCAGTGGCCGTCTAATGgagagtagccctggctgggggcagaggagaagTGGGGGGTGCTCTTTGAGGCACTTTGACTCTCGAGTGTCCACGAACCAATGACATTCTGTGCATACGTTCAGGACTTGGGTCCATTGTGGGGTCTTGGGAAACTGTCAGACCAGAGACTCAGCAGTCAGGGAGGATGGGCTGGACGCAGCAGCTCTGGCTGCTCtgtgctggggagaggaggagacctGTGAAGTGGGCATCCCCTCTACCTGGTGGGGAGAGGCAAGTGAGccaagctggagactcagggtGCCCCTGAGCCCCTGTTCTTCCTTTTCCGTGGCCTGTAGGAGGGCTGCACACCCAGCCTTCCAGGCACGCCCCGCCCCGCAGCATTGACAGCCCAGACAACGATGGCGCTGGACTCCAAACCCTGTGCGTTCCTGCTTCCCATGGTGGGAAACCTTTCCACCAAGCGCAAGCTGTGCTCCTCCTATCATACCCTGTGTCACCCAGCCACATCCCACATCTGTGGGACTCTGAGTACCTCGCAATCCCTCGGCCCCTGGTTGGCCCTCTCCCATTCCCAAGGCTCTCTCAAAGGACACTGAGGTATGAGGTTGGGGACCTCAAGTTGCCTGCAACTGCATGGGTCCAGTACCAACTCCATGCCCTGTGCTTGGCATCAGCCCTTTTACTCCCTATAGTGCTTTGGGAGCTGGTGGgcagtggggctgaggggccttctttttcttcctgcttgcTTGGGAAGACTGGTGCTCACCTTACTGGCCCTCATTTGTGGGCAGGTGTTGGTCCCAGGAGTGGGAAAGCAACTTCCAGGGGGCCTGAGGCTGGTGAGGGAGCAGAGTGCTGGGACAGTGGGGCAGCCATGGGCTAGGAAGTCCTGGGGGTTTCTTGAACCACTAGGGCCTGACTCTGGAGGTGATGACATTGTTTGCTCCTGTTGTGTCTGCAGGATGAAGTGATGTATTGGGTCCTCCAAACCATTTATTCACTGATGTATTCACTCTGCTAAAGTTTACTGAGATGAAGCAGCAAAGGGGACTTGGGGAGCGATGGAGGACCTCCTCATATTCTCTGAGGTGCTGGGGTCATGAAGGGTTTTATGCAGGACCTGAGAAGGCTCAGATGTCTTTTCATTCTAGTATTTTTTGGGGGACGAAATTCATATAATATAAAACCACccttttaaagtgaacaattcagtggcatttagcacAATTACAGTGTTGCGCAACCATCTCCTCCATCTCGTTCCAGCATACTTCATCACCCTGAAGGGCACCCCATCCCTATTAGCAATcgctccccatttccctcccccatcccctgacAACTAATATggtttctgtctctatggatttgcccgttctggacattttatataaatgtgatCATACAGcacgtggccttttgtgtctggcttctttcactgagcatccACGTTCACCAATGTGGCTGTGTGAATCGGCTTTATTCCTTCTtaaagctgagtaatattctattgtgtacacataccacattttgtttactcatCGGCTAATTGGCATTGGGGTTGTTTCCACCACtcctttttaaaacctaaaaacaaaattctagccctggctggtgtggctcagtggattgagtgccggcctacaaaccaaaaggtcgccagtttgattcccagtcaaagcacacgcctgggttgcaggccaggtcctcagctgggggcgtacgagaggcaaccaatagatgtgtctctcacacattgatgtttctctccctctctttctccctcccttcccctagctctaaaagaaaataaataaaatcttttcaaaaatctaaaacaatttttcttttctctcctgattCCTCATTTGGAGGTACAGGAATCTCTGCTTcccttgtccccaccccctcagcaaGCTGCCTCCTTTGGTAAACCTGTCTTCTTACAGAGATGTTCTTGGTTTTGTGGCTTCCCCACAGTTTGCTCTGTTTCCCCCACATTGGCCAGGAGGTGACAAGAAGATCCCATGCAGCCTGCTGCTTCCCGGGATGCATTCAGATTCTGCTGTATCCTCTTAACAGCTCTGGGGCTATGGGCAAGCTGCTCAGCCTATTCCTGCCCTTGGAAGACGGGACCAATGGACCTTTCCCCTCCACTAGGCAGCCACAGAGCATAGCCCAAAGCCAAACTCTTCTGAAAACTGCCCTGTGACTTTGTGGTCCAGGGTGCTGGGAACTAGAAGTGTGCTGGCAGGTGTCAGAGTGACTGGGCCTTCCTGGAGGTGGCACACTCTCCTCCACAGTGAGAAGCACCCCTGTCCCTAGAGCCCAGTGCTCCTGGGAAGCTGCAGGTCTAGTTGCTCCTCCACACTCACACTGGGACTCTGTGCCAGCACCTTAATCCCACCCAGCCTCTGTAGAAGAGAAATGGGTTTACCCGTGGGGCTTGCTGGGGCATAGGGGACATGGGTGATGTGGAGAGTGCAGCACTCAAGAGACACAtctagaatgaaaaaataatgagatagaGTTTTTTAAGGGAGAGGGTTGGAAGCAACATACATGTCCATAGATAGTTGAAGGGATAAAGAAATTGTGTACTCACACTTAcacagtagaatattattcagccataaaaaggagcgAAGCACTGATAAACACTACAAtgtagatgaaccttgaaaacatgataCCGAGTGAGAAAAGCCATAAGAAGCCACTTGTcgtctgattccatttatatgaaatgtccagaaaggcAAATCCGTAGAGCCAGAAAGTGGACTAACGGTTGCCAGAGAATGGGACGGGGGACGGGGGGATGGGGGGgcatggggagtgactgctgatCTAGGTGGGGTTTCTCTctggggtggtggaaatgggcTGGAATTAGACCGAGGTAgggtttgcacaacattgtgaatgtgctCAATGCCACTGAGTTGTACATGTTAACTAGTGAACTTTATGTTCTGTGAATCccacctcaatttttttaaaaagggacatgTGGTCTCCTCAGGTCCTATGTGAAATCCTGCCATTATCACAGGCAGCAAATGACATCCACTGCCAAGGCTAGTCAGTGGGCAGGTGGCGGAGACGGGGAGACCCAGgttttgtttctccttccctggGGCTGGTTCTGGTGATTTCGCCTGTGCCTGCGGCAGCTTCAGAGTCTGGGCGAGctgcccagggtccctgggctaagaCCAGCCTGCCCCGAGACCTCTGAGCCTCGAACTCCACCCTGCTCTCCCACAGCATGCCCGATAAGAATGGAGCCCTCAAGTGCACCTTCTCAGCGCCCGGCCATAGCACCAGCCTCCTACAGGGCCTGGCCACGCTTCGCTCACAGGGCCAGCTCCTGGACGTCGTGCTGACAGTCAACAGAGAGACCTTCCATGCGCACAAGGTGGTCCTGGCTGCCTGCAGTGACTACTTCAGGTTAGCACAGGCTCAGGGTGTGGGCTGGAGAATGCAGGCCCTTCTGAGAGGGGTGAGTTCAGCACCATCCAGGGAGGGATGGCTATGAGGGAAGGTGGCTGGTGTTGGCCCAATGGCCAGTAGACCTACTGCTTTTCCCAGATTTGCAACTTACTTAAAACTTTTTGGGGACATTGCACAAGCAAGAACGTACGTGGGGGACAGAGGTGGCCCATGGGCACCCAATCAGCAGTTTCCGCCCTGAGGGATGGCAGAGCTTGGCCACATTTCCACTCTGTCTTTATTTGACACctgtgtgtgccaggtgctgtgctggccTCGGATCCAGCAGGGAGAAGACTGGCACAAGTCCCTGCCCTAGTGATACCTGTTCTCAGGATGAAGGAAAGGAGGGACTCCCCGACAGTGGCCCCAGAGTGTGCCAGGTTCTGTTCTAGTCCCCATGTGACAGGCAAGGCCTTGCCGGGTGCATGCATCAGTCTGCTGTGAAGGCCTTTTCCTGTGAGTGCCCTTCTGGGGGTGGTTCTCTGGCCCTGCTTTGCCGGTGATGGCCACGACATCCCTGCCACCATCTCACAGAGACCCACCCCTGGTGCGCACCACAGGCTGCATCTCCCCTGCCCAGTTGCCCTCCGACTGCCCGCCCTGTGGGCTCAATGAGGCCCTTCTGGGGAGCTAGAGAAGCCAAGCCATCTGGGGCGCCGCTTCTATTTTTATTCTGGATTTGGGGACGGGCGAGCCGCCCCAGCCAGAAATGCCCTTTAAAGGCTCCTTTGCGCTGGTACTGCAGCTGGCGAGGCCTTAAAAGGCAAAGCTCCCTCTCGTCGCCATGACTGCTTCTGCCTTCGACAGGCTGATGGGACTCACAGGGACAAgaaggggcagggccctggggctggcaaAGCACTGCTCTTAGAAGGGCTGTGTCACTGACCCGTGGAGTGCTGGGCAGTTGTTAGTTGGTGGTCCCAAAGCAGCACCTGAGCCTGGCCCATACTAGGGGTGACTGGGTGACGCGTATCTGTTAGGTAAATGGCCAGGGGAAGTTCCCTCCCCTCAGTCAGCTGTTGCGATGTACGCTGATGGCCGTCAAGAGTTATGAAGAAAGGCCAGTTTGTCTGTGAAAGGAACTTCCCTGCACCATCTTCTAGAACCTACTATGAACTCCTAGCAGGCACTGGGATTCTCACCCTTCTTCCTGGTGGAGGCCCCCCCAACAAAGGCTGTGGGGGGCTGTGACCCAGGTTCTGTGTCCCAGAGCAGGACAGCACAGCCGATAGACCTGAGGTCACTCACTAGGGGATCTCACAGTGGTCTGGGATTCCTGTGGGCCATTCTCAGGGGCTTCCCTGACTACCTGGGCCTTTCTCTGGACACATCAATGACTCCAGTGGGGTCCTTTAATAGGTGCTCCAACCTGGGACCTTTACTCCCTTCCTATTCCTATGTGGTAGTGGCTGAGACTCAGGCAGGGGGAGGTGGAGCCACCTATTCAGGTGAGTGTGCTGGGGAGGGAGTGGACTCTATGAACTATGGTGTGCATTCCCCTGATGTCCCCCCGTTGTATTTCCTGACCTCCTTGAGGGACTTGTCCTCATGGCTGGGTACTAAGGTGGAGTTGGGGACTTCTTCCTAGAGCCAAAGCTAAGGTTTGGCCTCCTCCTGCACAGTCACACCTACACTGCCATGAGCGGGGGGCGGAGGGGGACCTGGCCTCTACTCTCCAAATCAGCCTGCCGCAATGCTGCACACATCTGGGTAGGGCTGGGCAGTGTCCCACGAGAGGGGCAGAGTACAGAGTTTCTATCGTGACTTGAAGGTGgattaaaccttttttttttctttttgcgtGTCTTTAATGCACACCTGGCCTGCTTTCCCCTGGTGGGCCAAGCCTGTGTCTCAGCACCAGGCCATCCCAGTGACCACAATGTCCCTCTGTGCCCTGAACCCACATGCTGTGTTTCCGACCCTCAGGGCCATGTTCACAGGTGGCATGAGGGAGGCAAGCCAGGACATCATTGAGCTGAAGGGCTTGTCAGCACGTGGCCTGCGGCACATCATTGACTTTGCCTACAGCGCCGAGGTGACACTGGACCTGGACTGTGTGCAGGATGTGCTGGGTGCGGCTGTGTTCCTGCAGATGCTGCCAGTGGTGGAGCTGTGCGAGGAGTTCCTCAAGGCTGCCATGAGTGTGGAGACCTGCCTGCACATCGGCCACATGGCCACCACCTTCAGCCTGGCCTCACTCAAAGAGTCTGTGGATGCCTTCACCTTCCAGCACTTCCTGCAGATTGCTGCCGAGGAGGACTTCCTGCAGCTGCCACTGGAGCgccttgtcttcttcctgcaGAGCAACCGGCTGCAGAGCTGTGCTGAGATTGACCTGTTCCGCGCTGCTGTCCGATGGCTGCAGCATGATCCTGCCCGGAGGCCACGCGCCAGCCACGTGCTCTGCCATATCCGTTTCCCACTCATGCACTCGTCTGACCTGGTGGACAGTGTGCAGACGCTGGACCTCATGGTGGAGGATGTGCTGTGCCGTCAGTACCTGCTAGAGGCCTTCAACTACCAGGTGCTGCCCTTTCGGCAGCACGAGATGCAGTCCCCACGCACAGTTGTGCGCTCCGACGTGCCCTCTCTGGTGGCTTTTGGTGGCACACCCTACACTGACAGTGACCACGCTGTCAGCAGCAAAGTATACCAGCTGCCTGAGCCAGGAGCCCGCCACTTCTGCGAGCTTACAGAGATGGAGGTGGGCTGCAGTCACACGTGTGTGGCCGTGCTGGACAACTTTGTGTATGTGGCTGGGGGTCAGCACATGCAGTACCGCAGTGGTGAGGGTGCAGTGGATACCTGCTACCGCTATGACCCGTACCTGAACCAGTGGCTGCGTCTGCAAGCCATGCAGGAGAGCCGCATCCAGTTCCAGCTGAATGCATTGTGCGGCATGGTCTATGCCACGGGTGGCCGCAACCGAGCCGGCAGCCTGGCCTCAGTTGAAAGATACTGCCCGAGGCGCAATGAGTGGGGCTATGCCTGCTCACTGAAGCGCCGCACCTGGGGCCATGCAGGTGTCTCGGCTGGGGGACGCCTCTACATCTCAGGTGGCTATGGCATCTCAGTAGAGGACAAGAAGGCGCTGCACTGCTATGATCCTGCAGCCGACCAGTGGGAGTTCAAGGCACCCATGAGTGAGCCCCGAGTGCTGCACGCTATGGTGGGTGCTGGTGGCCGCATCTATGCCCTGGGTGGCCGCATGGACCACGTGGACCGCTGCTTTGATGTGCTGGCTGTGGAGTACTATGTGCCCGAGACTGACCAGTGGACCAGCGTGAGCCCCATGAGGGCTGGTCAGTCAGAGGCTGGCTGCTGCCTATTGGACAGGAAAATCTACGTTGTTGGGGGCTATAATTGGCGCCTCAACAATGTGACAGGCATTGTGCAGGTGTATAACACCGAGACGGACGAGTGGGAACGTGACCTGCACTTTCCTGAGTCCTTTGCAGGCATCGCCTGTGCCTCAGTCCTGCTGCCTCGTGCTGGGAGCAGGAGGTAGCTCCCAGGATGCCCCCTCCTGCCATGACCTGGCTGCATGCTGTTCTTGCCAGGGGCTTGGTGAGCACATGTCCTATGGAGAACCTCATCACCCCGCCCCCAACCCTTTGACCCCCGCACCCCTGGCTGGCCCTCTGTGTTGATAAGCCTCCTTCCTAGGGTCCTTTCTTCCCGAAGCAGATCTTGGCTCTGTGCCTGCCCAGGGAGCCTGCCAGTGAGGAGGCCGACATGTTATGGCAGAAAACTTGAGCCTGAGGCAATTTTCTTATCTGCACAGGGTCCTCACTCAGGGGTGGGAATTGGGAATCAGGAGTGTTGCTGTGCCCCGCTTCTCTCCCATCCCTCAGCCTGGCAGTCTCAGACATTCAGATGAGGGCTCATTAGTGTCATTCCAAATTCATGGTATGCCACTCTCTTCCTCCCAAGTTTCTTGCacttgtgtgttttaaaataactgcACCCCACATCTCTGTCATTTGGACCCCTTGGAGCAGGAGGGGCCTGGAAGCACCCAGTTCGAAGTGACAACCAAGGGTAGTTCTGTCTCCCAAATGAGCCCAAGGTGTTGAGTGGGAGGGAGGCCACAGAGGAGGGTTCGGCAATTACCCCTACTCCTGTCCTTGGTCTGAGACCCTCAGGGTGTTTGTTCATTCACTTTCAGAAGGAAAAACCACAGCCAGCTCCCGGAGATGGTTTTTATAGGTTCAGGCCTCCCACTGGGTACTGGGCCATGTGGAGGGCCCTAAGGAGAATTGGGACAATGTCCCTGTCCCACAGATGAAGGAGGATGCTGTTTTAGAATCTCAGTACATCTGCATTCCACAGGTCTGTTCAAGGATTTTTATTTCATCCACTCTCCAGCCCTGTACTCCCCTGGTCCTGTGTTCAGGTCGAAGTGCCACCTGGCCCAAGGCTACCAGTGCAGGAAGTCAGGCAGATGGGAACCTTTCTTTTCAATGGCTTCACAGCATTTCTGGCTGCATCTGTTTTGGTCTCTAaacctttttttctgttgttccattttgctgcttttttttttttaaagaggccaGCACTGCTGTCTTATAAATGGGGTTTGTACCCTTGGGGCAACTTAAAGTGTCTCTCTGCTGCTAACAGACGATTGATGTCATGTCTCTGTGACCCACTCGCTGTGTAAAGAATTAACCCCATACCTTAGAAGACGTCGTCTCCTAATATTTTCcttgtatttaataaaaatgttatggtGAAAAGATGGAGCAGGCCCAGCACTGAGCTTGTGGAGCCTGATAGGTCACAGATTCCTCCTGTCCTCTGGGCATTTGGGGGCCCCTCTCTTAGTTCACCCTTTCCCATCCTTGCAGAAGAGCTAGAAGGGGGGGCCAGTGTTTAGCTCAGGGATGTGAGTGAGGGCAGTGGGAAGTGGAGCCGGGACCACTAGTCGGCACTGGTAAGACAGATGGCAAACCCAGTGGCCCCCAGCGATTCTCTAGGCTGTTCCATGTGCCTGGTGGTTCAGCCCCCTGCCACCAGCCAATTCCCAGCCTTAGCAGGTTCTGTCTCCATATGCTCAGGCCTGGGGTGCAAGATCCTGTGGCTGTGGAGCCCCTCTGCCCAGAGACTGCAATGCAGAAAAGAAAGGGCAGGCCTAAACAAAGCATGAAGtcactgaccagtgtggctcagttggttggatgttgtcccacaaaatgaaaggttgctgattcgattcccagtctgggtacatGCCTGGCCTGTGGGTTCGGTCTCTGGTTGGGATGGGGCctgtatgagaagcaaccgattgatatttctctccctctctttcttcctcccttcccttctctctataaataaataaataaataaataaagaaagaaagaaagaaagaaagcatgaaGTTATCACGCTTCCATAGGGCCTAAGAGCTCCATGGGTTGCCCCTGGTCCCTGCTTTTGTGGCAGCCTCACTGTGAACCAGGCTGCACATTAGTAGACAATGCCTGCTGTTCATGTATAGCCTTCTGAGAGGGGAGGCTTCTAGGTCACCCTCAAAAGATACCATAGGCCTGGTGCTCCTGTCCAGCAGCCATAGGGCCCCTGGGGTGAGGCTGAGTGGGGAGGCAGTGTTGAAATGGGAATTTGGTTGGGAATGAGGAAGGAGCCCACACTGCCAGGAGCATTGAAAGGAAAGCAGTGGCCCTTGGGGTCTTACCAGAACATCTCAGCGCCTTCTCACCGCCCTAACCTGAGCTCCCCCAAGAGACCCCTTTCCTGCTGGAGGCACAGCCTCTTCAGGGGGGCAGTGAGAAGCCTTCGCCAGCTGCAAGTTCCCCCAGATCAGCTCACACCTCAGAACATCTTGTCCCCAATGAGCTGGCAGGGGTGCCGGCACAGAGTGGAGGGGGCGCTGCTGTATCTAACTGGTTGATTGTGCGTAACCGTCTGGGCTGGTTCATGGAATGTTCTCGGgggccccttctccctccttctccacccacccccctggaagaaaggaaaattattttttgtattgtaaaCTTTAAACACGAAAAAGCTGTTTTTAATTTAGCAGAAACTGGCTTGAAACTTTACTTTGTGAACGTTTGTGTCCTTCAGAGAAAGGCAGAACATGTGTACAGATGCACACAGAGGcttgcacatacatacacacatactcacactcaGGCATACCTGCACACATGTGCTTGCTCATCCACAGTTGAACAAATAGCTTGCACACACATCCCTGGCCCAGTCTGGCCGTTTCTGTGTGGCACCCTGAAGGGGTCTGCAGCTCATCACCTTATCACTTCCCTTCACCTTTCACCCAGGACAGCATCCACTGTGCATGGGGACCGAGCTTGAGGAAAGCCCATCTCCTTCCAGATGGCCTGCTTCCCCTCTGAGGCCCTGGACTCGGCTGCTGGAgcctccctctgcacctgggccgGGGCTGTGGGAAAACACTGTCTCTGGGGACAGTGGGATGGAGGCTCGTGAGAGGGAGGCCAAGTGTGACTTCTGGGGCCTCGCAGCAAGTAAGGGCCAAAGGGGCCTTGGGGGAGCTGTGTGAGGTGGGAATCTGCCCTGGACCTGGCCAGTTTGGAAATCTGCCCCTGGCTTTGTGTCCTGGAATGCAGCTACAGCTCCTCTGTTCTCACGGGCCCTGGAGATTTCACTTCTCATGGTGGAGTCTCCGAGCACGGGTTTTATTAGGGGCACCTGGCCGTGTGTCCCAGGAGGCACTGCCAGGAATGTTTATTGCACAAATGAGAGGTTGGGTGGGAAGGTGGGAGCAGAACCTCATCCATTCTAGCATCTGTGGGTGCCATCTGCGGacccccaggggcaggtggtccaTGAGTCCATGCTCCTCCACAGCCAGACCCTAGCCCAATTCTTGTGGCTGACTCTGCTGTGGTCAGCCTGGCAGCcatttctcctccctcacccacAGAGCCCTGATTTGGGGCCAGCAGCAGTATGCCTAGCTTCGGGTGGGGGTTAATTTAGGATTTGGCTCAGATTTTCTTGGTAATGCCTTTTGCAGGGGTTGTTTTCAATCTGGGCGAACTTCCCAGCTCTGGGCAGTAAGCTTTAAGGGAAGGTCTGGGGTGGGAGTTTCTGGTCACGGGAGAAGCTTTATTGCCCCCTTCCATCCCTTAATGCTTCCTGTGAGGACATAGGATGCCAGGAGCTTTTGCAGCCATCTTGTGGCCATGAGGAGCATTAAGAGAGGCACAGGGATGCCGCCTCCCAGAACCCTGAAATCATGAGGCCACCAGTCCCACCCTGGAAACTCTGACCTCCAGACTCCTTTTTATGAGAAATCACAATGTGTGTGGTGCTTAATATACTTAGTATCTTAAGATACTAGTGGTCAGCTATTCTGATATTTGCAACCCAGACACttacaaaattataatataaaagtaaCAGATGCTGGGGTTTCCCAATCTTACCGTAagtcagggtttttgttttgttttggtttggtttttccaAATAACAGAAACTGATCTGTCTGACTTCATTAGCAAAAACATGCATTGGAGGGCTGCTGGGTTGCTCATAGAAGTGGCAGGAAGGTAGGAAAACCGGGCTCAGAAAGTAGTAAGAATCAAGGTGGCTGGGCACCTGGGGTGATCAGCTGAAGTCAGATCAGGCGACTGATTGGTGAGGATGCTTGTGCCACCACCGCAGAATCCAGATGTCTCAACTGGCAATGCCATCTGTCCTTGGCACTCAGCCATAGCCGCCCCTGGAAACTGGATGTTCCTGCCCTGATTGTGTTTCTTTGTATCACTTGCTCCTGAGTGGAAACATCCTATTGGCCTACCCCATGTCCTGTGCCAACCTAGCTGCCCAGGTCCCTGGAAAAGTGAGTACATGAGTGTGCTAGTCACCTGCTGCCACCTTGTAACAAACAACCCAAGTCTCAATGGCATACAGAAATAAATTGGGTGTTTTTCATGTATTCGTGACTCAGTGTGGATGCCTATTCTATGCTGCCCTCAGCTGGGTAGCTCTCTTCCAGGTGCAAGGCTGGGGAGTAGCAGGGTAGGGTGAGGTGAGGGGGTGCTCAGTTCTACCTGCCTTCATCCTCGGACCAGCAGTCAGCCAAAATAATGTTCTTCCACAATGGGGCCAGAGGACAAGTGGAGTCACGTGAGGCCTCCTGAGGGCCCGGTTCTGAACTTGTATGCTGACGCTTCTGCCCATGtgccattggccaaagcaaatcacaTGGCCAAGCCCAAAATCAGGGCTGGGAAATAATTCTCCTTCTTACAAAGGAAAGATGCACACTGGTGAGGTAACAGGTAGGAAACAGGAACAGATGGGGAACTGAGGCCCCCCGTTTGAACCATCACACTGTTGGCTCTGGGGCTTTTGTTAGTGGGGGGCTGACTTCCCATGGTGGGGACTCCCCAGGCTTGGATTGGGGGACTCAGATGCTGGGCCACCACAAAGAAAAGC
This window of the Desmodus rotundus isolate HL8 chromosome 9, HLdesRot8A.1, whole genome shotgun sequence genome carries:
- the KLHL26 gene encoding kelch-like protein 26 isoform X2; this encodes MLCPSTHSMPDKNGALKCTFSAPGHSTSLLQGLATLRSQGQLLDVVLTVNRETFHAHKVVLAACSDYFRAMFTGGMREASQDIIELKGLSARGLRHIIDFAYSAEVTLDLDCVQDVLGAAVFLQMLPVVELCEEFLKAAMSVETCLHIGHMATTFSLASLKESVDAFTFQHFLQIAAEEDFLQLPLERLVFFLQSNRLQSCAEIDLFRAAVRWLQHDPARRPRASHVLCHIRFPLMHSSDLVDSVQTLDLMVEDVLCRQYLLEAFNYQVLPFRQHEMQSPRTVVRSDVPSLVAFGGTPYTDSDHAVSSKVYQLPEPGARHFCELTEMEVGCSHTCVAVLDNFVYVAGGQHMQYRSGEGAVDTCYRYDPYLNQWLRLQAMQESRIQFQLNALCGMVYATGGRNRAGSLASVERYCPRRNEWGYACSLKRRTWGHAGVSAGGRLYISGGYGISVEDKKALHCYDPAADQWEFKAPMSEPRVLHAMVGAGGRIYALGGRMDHVDRCFDVLAVEYYVPETDQWTSVSPMRAGQSEAGCCLLDRKIYVVGGYNWRLNNVTGIVQVYNTETDEWERDLHFPESFAGIACASVLLPRAGSRR
- the KLHL26 gene encoding kelch-like protein 26 isoform X1 — translated: MAESGGGGGVGFGAGPGPERPSSMPDKNGALKCTFSAPGHSTSLLQGLATLRSQGQLLDVVLTVNRETFHAHKVVLAACSDYFRAMFTGGMREASQDIIELKGLSARGLRHIIDFAYSAEVTLDLDCVQDVLGAAVFLQMLPVVELCEEFLKAAMSVETCLHIGHMATTFSLASLKESVDAFTFQHFLQIAAEEDFLQLPLERLVFFLQSNRLQSCAEIDLFRAAVRWLQHDPARRPRASHVLCHIRFPLMHSSDLVDSVQTLDLMVEDVLCRQYLLEAFNYQVLPFRQHEMQSPRTVVRSDVPSLVAFGGTPYTDSDHAVSSKVYQLPEPGARHFCELTEMEVGCSHTCVAVLDNFVYVAGGQHMQYRSGEGAVDTCYRYDPYLNQWLRLQAMQESRIQFQLNALCGMVYATGGRNRAGSLASVERYCPRRNEWGYACSLKRRTWGHAGVSAGGRLYISGGYGISVEDKKALHCYDPAADQWEFKAPMSEPRVLHAMVGAGGRIYALGGRMDHVDRCFDVLAVEYYVPETDQWTSVSPMRAGQSEAGCCLLDRKIYVVGGYNWRLNNVTGIVQVYNTETDEWERDLHFPESFAGIACASVLLPRAGSRR
- the KLHL26 gene encoding kelch-like protein 26 isoform X3, translated to MAESGGGGGVGFGAGPGPERPSRAMFTGGMREASQDIIELKGLSARGLRHIIDFAYSAEVTLDLDCVQDVLGAAVFLQMLPVVELCEEFLKAAMSVETCLHIGHMATTFSLASLKESVDAFTFQHFLQIAAEEDFLQLPLERLVFFLQSNRLQSCAEIDLFRAAVRWLQHDPARRPRASHVLCHIRFPLMHSSDLVDSVQTLDLMVEDVLCRQYLLEAFNYQVLPFRQHEMQSPRTVVRSDVPSLVAFGGTPYTDSDHAVSSKVYQLPEPGARHFCELTEMEVGCSHTCVAVLDNFVYVAGGQHMQYRSGEGAVDTCYRYDPYLNQWLRLQAMQESRIQFQLNALCGMVYATGGRNRAGSLASVERYCPRRNEWGYACSLKRRTWGHAGVSAGGRLYISGGYGISVEDKKALHCYDPAADQWEFKAPMSEPRVLHAMVGAGGRIYALGGRMDHVDRCFDVLAVEYYVPETDQWTSVSPMRAGQSEAGCCLLDRKIYVVGGYNWRLNNVTGIVQVYNTETDEWERDLHFPESFAGIACASVLLPRAGSRR